The segment TTTTAATCAAAGATGTACTAGAATCATCAAAAATGTTAATTTTAAGAGTATGATAATCTTCAACTACGACATTAGATATTTGCCTCAGAGGAACTTTAGAACCAAAATATTCAACATAAATACTGTTTAATAATTCTGGAGATGCTCGTCCAGTTCGAATGTTATTTATTTGCATTTGAAAATTACTAATGCATACTTTCATCTTTTCATTACTTTTAATATGAATGTCATTAATCACATGAGTTCCTATAAAATATATTCTTTAATTTATAATGTTTTTTACTAAAAACTTACTTAATAAGAGTACCTTCATCATATCCTTTAATAATACGATACAAAGATCTAGGCTTATTAATGTTAAATACTCGAATTGGTAAATTGTGATCTCTAGCTAAAGAAAAAGCTGATAAATCCATTACTTTTAATTCTTTTTGAAGAACATCTTTATATGTTAGTTTTTTATAAAAAATAGCTTGAGAATATTTTTTTGGATCTTTTGAATAAACTCCATCAACTTTTGTACCCTTTAAAATAATATCTGATTTTGTTTCAATACCACGTAAACACGCAGCAGAATCAGTTGTAAATAAAGGATTACCTGTACCTGCAGAAAAAATCACAACAAAATTATTAGATAATAAATCTATTGCTCTTTCATAATTGTATGTTTCGCATATACCATGAATTGGTATAGATGACATAACATAGTTAGGAATCGAATAAGAATTCATAATATCTCTCATAGCTAAACTATTAATAATTGTTGATAAGATACCTATATGATCCGATACTATTCTGTTTATACCTAACTGAGATAAAGTTGCACCGCGAAACAAATTTCCACTCCCAATAACTAAACCTACTTGAATACCGCATTTTAATACTAATTTAATTTCTTTTACTATTCTTTTTAAAGAATTTATATCAATACCAAATTTATTCACTCCCTGCAAAACTTCACCGCTTATTTTAAGCAAAATACGGCGGTATATAAATTTTGTATTGGTAGACATATTTTTTAACCTAAATAGATTTAATTAAAAATATTATTTATTTTTGTATAAATTAATCAGTATTAAATTTTATTTTTAAAATAGTTTTTTTTAATTAATTAAACTCTTTTCTCCTATCTCAAACCTAATGAAAGATATAATGCGAGCATTATATTCATTTAGTAATGAACCTACTGTTTTTGTAGTATCCATAATAAAATTTTGACCAGTTAATGAAATAGTGTTAATAAATTTATTCATTCGACCTTGAACTATTTTTTTTAAGATTTCAGACGATTTATTTTCTTTTTTTGCTAATTCTAATTGAATTTTATATTCACGTTGAAAAACAGAATCGGATATTTCATTTGGAGATAAATAT is part of the Buchnera aphidicola (Rhopalosiphum maidis) genome and harbors:
- the pyrH gene encoding UMP kinase; protein product: MSTNTKFIYRRILLKISGEVLQGVNKFGIDINSLKRIVKEIKLVLKCGIQVGLVIGSGNLFRGATLSQLGINRIVSDHIGILSTIINSLAMRDIMNSYSIPNYVMSSIPIHGICETYNYERAIDLLSNNFVVIFSAGTGNPLFTTDSAACLRGIETKSDIILKGTKVDGVYSKDPKKYSQAIFYKKLTYKDVLQKELKVMDLSAFSLARDHNLPIRVFNINKPRSLYRIIKGYDEGTLIK